In Desulfosoma sp., the genomic stretch TGAACACCCTTTTCCGCTTCCGAAAGCCGAGACTCAAGCTTTTCGGGATCGTTCAGGTACATGCGGGCCAGGTTAAGGTTTCCTAAGATGCCCATCATAATGTTGTTAAAATCATGGGCAATACCTCCAGCCAGAATACGAATGGAGTCCAGTTTACGAGCTCGAAGCACCTCCGTTTCCATCTTCTTTTGATAGGTCAAGTCACGAATGGCAAAGATCACGCCCAAGGTTCGACCTTCTTCATCAATGATGGGGGCGGCACACATGGCCACAGGCTTGACCGACCCTTCTCGAGTCTTTAAAGCCAGCTCGTTGGAGTATTCCACAGGGCCGCCTTTCGCCACAACCAAGCCAACGGGATTTGGCAGAGGTTCATCAGTCGGGGTGCGCACCAGACGCAGCACGTCTGCGGCCGACTTTCCAAGGACTTCCTCCTCGTTCCAGCCTGTCAGCTTGGAAGCTCCTTCGTTGAAAAGAACCACGCGGCCCTCCGTATCCGTCGCAATGACCGCCTCGGCTATGCTCTTGAGCGTCACGGCAAGACGCTCTTTTTCATCTCGATACCTCGCTTGGGCCTCTCGAAGCTCCTTCATGGTACGACCGGCTTGAGCCAGGGCCGCGGAGAGCTTGTCATTGAGGTCCCGAGACTTTTCCACCAGCCGAATCTGGCGCACCGCTGATGACAGCACGCGACCCAGCTTTTCGTAGACACTTAGAGGACGTGCCGCATCCGGTTCCTCATAATGAAGAGACTCTTCGTGAAGAATGGCTTCTCCTACGACGGTGTCGTCTACAACAATCGGCACGGCGATAAAGGGAGGGTGATACTGCACACGGCGATCCATAAGGGCGCCACCAGCCGTGAAGCTGTAGCGTTTGCGAAAACCACCGAGGAGCTGACGCATCTCAAAGGGCATACTATTAAGCGTTTCCCGGCCGTTCCCTCCCTCCTTGGACAAGGTAAAAGAACGGGGCGCATCCTCGGCTTTCCACCAGCACCCGTGAAGCGTGGGGCTTGAATCGTCCCAGACGTAGACCACCCCTTGATCCACACCCAAAACCTCGGCCACTCGCCCCGCGGCCTCTTCCACCATGGTGGGGATGTTCCCAAGAACGGGAAGCACCGTCTCCAAGTCTTCTAAAGCCTCTGGTTCCCTTTCACGTCGACCTGCGCTTTCCAGCCGTAAACCCTGGGAAGCCATTCGACTCAGATGCTGATTGGCCCGCTGTAAGGCACGGAAATAAAAAGAGATTTCATCCTGTTCAAAATCCAGCAGAGCGGTTCGAGCACTATAGCGCTTGGCGATGCGGCTTTTAACTTCATGGCAGTCCGTAAGGTTCAATCCGAAGTGGGACAGAAGCGTCGGGTCAGGGTTTCGAAAGAGTTCCACAGCCACCGCATCCGCCATGAGCTCGTGCACCACATGGTCCGACAGATTGATCAAGAGGCTCAGATCTCGAATCTCAGGATCCGGAATATCCATCATGGACAGGACGTCCGGGCTGTGATGATGCCACCATAAAGGAAAAGTAAGGATGGGAGGAAGTTCCCACTTTTCCGCAAGCCAGCGTGCCACCGTGGCATGATCGACACCTAAAAGATCCTGTTCCGCCTCAGCCATGGTGACACCCCGCTCACGAGCCGCCTTTTCCACTTCTTGATAAGTTTCGGCGGCGCATTCCACAAAAAGGAGCTTACCCACATCGTGCAAAAGTCCCAGGACAAAGGCTTCCGACGCTCTTTTTGGCAGAACTTTTTCCGCAAACAACTCACAACACACGGCACAAGCCAGCGAATGCTCCCAGAGAGCCTGTTGATCCTTGCGTGCTTTTCGTCGCAACTCCTTGATAAGGGATTCGGAAACCGTCACGCTCAGCAGCACGCACCGAAGCTGTTCCACGCCGAGCAAGGCCACGGCCCTTTGCAAAGTGGCCACCTTTTTTGAAAGGCCGTAATAACTGGAATTGACAAGGCGAAGAAGCTTCATGGCCAGTCCCTGGTCCGTTTCCAGAAGCTTGACCACGCGCTCCATGTCAGGCCGGGCTTGGGTCAGGGCATTGAGGATGTTGGAAGCCACAGCGGGGGCTGAGGGAAGGGCTTCCAGGGTTCGAATCACCTTGCGTACTTCGTCACGAAAAGATCCGTTGACAGGTTTCGTGCTTCTTCCCTTCTCGGTCATTTGGGTTACCTTGGGCAAGAGTCATCATCTGGGGAAAGTCCACCAACTCCTCAGTCTTTTATTCGGCAAGACATTCCAAGAACTCAAGGAAAAAATCAAAGCCGTGCGGACCTGGCCGATCCTTCTCGATCCCCACGCCCAGAGACTGGATAATTTGAATCCATGCGTGGCATTCCTGGATCCAAATGATCCATGAACTGGAGGAAGCCGTTGGAACGCCAGGACACAGCACCAGCGGCCCCCATGCTTTCTCGTGGATCGGTTCTTTGCGGTCCTTAAGGGTGCCTCAGAACTTTTTGCTTTACAGGAGTGTTTATTCGGTATTCGCTGGGAATTAAGTATTCAACGGAGGCACGTTGCTTAGAAAAGCACCCAGGACCTCTTGGCGAAGGGGCCGGGTTCCTCCACTCAAACCTATGATACGCCTTCAGGGGGAAAAATGCGCTGGATAAAACCTCTTTTTCTGGCGCGGTTTTTGATATGATGCTTTCTAACGACAAGGGCTGATATGTCGGCGGTCGATGCCTTTGCAAGCTTTGACTTTTGGCGAGATGCAGTCTTATGGCGAAACGTCCTTCACTCTTTCCTCTGAAACCTGGCCCTGCCGTGGATGGTCCGTGGTTTTCGCCGTGGCTGATTCTTGGGGCGGTAGGTCTTTTAGCCGTTATCCTCAGCGTGGTGGCTTTTAGAAATGCGGATCGGGAACGGCGCTTCATGGAAGCTGCCCTTTCCGCTCAAGCTCATACGCTCATGGAATCCCTTGAAGCCGGAACTCGAACCGGCATGATGGGCCGCATGGGATGGGGACGGCACCACGTGCAGATGCTCATGGAACAAATGGCACAAGAACCATCCGTCCTTTACCTTCGCCTTGTGGATCAATCAGGACGCGTCATGGCTTCGAGCCATGCTGAAGAAACAGGGCAGGAAATTCCTCCGACACATCAAGCGGCGCTTTCCGGGCATGCCTATACCGATTTTCAAGGGAAAAAGGTCTTTGAAGTGGTTCGCGCTTATCAACCCTGGGCGCGCTGTGCCACGAGTCCGCGAGGACCCTGTACAGGAGAAGGAGCAAGACAAGGTCATGGAAAGGCTCGAGGTCAGATGGGTCAAGGACAGGATCCCTTCGCTCAAGCCGGACCCTTGCGGCTCGTGGTAGGCTTGGATGCCACGCCTTTGAAAGAAGCCGTCCGCCAGGACATCTTTCATCACGTGGTTCTTCTAGCCTCCCTGTTTGCTCTGGGCGCCACCGGCTTGGTCGCCCTCTTTTGGGCTCACGGCTATCGGCTGGCTCGTCGATCCCTAAGAACCATGGAAGTCATGACCCAGGCCATCTTTTCTCGCATGCCCGTGGGTCTTGTCGCCACGGATTCGCACGGTATCATCCGCCAAATCAATCCGGCCGCCGCATCCCTGCTGGGTCCTCTTGTGAAGCCAGGCGGCAGCTTAAAGGATTTTCCAGGATTGGAAAACCTGAGGAGCCGCCTGGAACGGGGGGAAGACCCCGTTGAAGACAATATCCTTTGCGAAACGGGGCGAAAGTCGCGAAAAGCTCTGCTTGTCCACGCCACGGCGATCCAGGAAAGCGAAAAAAGTCCTGCGGGCTTTGTCTTCTTGCTTTCAGACATGACCACCGTACGAAACCTGGAAGAAAAACTTCGCCGGCATGAACGTTTGGCAGCCTTAGGGAAACTTGCCTCGGGAGTAGCCCACGAAATTCGTAACCCCTTGAGCTCCATTAAAGGGTTTGCGGCGATTCTTGCTCGCAAGGCGTCCAATGATGCCTCAGCCCAGGAAGTGGCGCGAACCATGACCCATGAAGTGGACCGGCTGAATCGAGTCATTTCGGAACTGCTGGAATTTGCCCGCCCTGCTGAATTGGACCTTAATCCTGTCTGTCTTCAAGACATCATTGAACACACTCTAAAGCTCGTGGAAAGAGATGCCGCTCATGCAGGGGTGGAACTGGCTGTGGATCTATCCCCACCCGATTTGATGGTCGTTGTGGACGCCGACCGCTTTTCTCAAGTTTTGCTAAACCTCTACCTCAATGCCGTCCAAGCCATGGATCGAGGCGGAAAACTCACCGTCCGCGCCTTCATGGATCAGGAGTTTCTTCGAGTGGAGGTGGAGGATACGGGACCGGGAATTCCTGCGGAGGTCGTAGGGCATATCTTTGATCCCTATTTCACCACGAAACCTACAGGTGTGGGATTGGGTTTGGCCATCGTTCATAAGATCATAGACGCCCACGGCGGCGAAATTGTGGTGGACCCTTCCACGGAACAAGGAACCCGATTTGTGATTCGCCTTCCTCAGAAGGTTTCGAAACCTTCCCTTGCGGCAAGCCCAAAAATTATGAAGGAAGGGGAAAACCAACCGGTTGGTTGAAGAAATTGGAATGTCGGCACCGAACACCCTCACATGGAAAGGAAAACGAAAGAGAGCCATGAAAGGCAAAAGTCCCGCCCATATTCTCATCGTGGATGACGATCCGGCCCATCGGCTGATGCTCACCACACTTCTTGAGGATTGGGGATATCGAGTGCATGAGGCGGATGGAGGACTTTCCGCCGTTCAAAGAGTGCAGGAGCAGCCTCTGGATGCCGTGATCATGGATGTGCGCATGCCCGACATGGACGGTATCGAGGCCACACGACGTATCCATCACTATAACCCGGCTTTGCCGGTGATCGTGCTCACCGCTTTTTCGTCGGTCCCCTCGGCTGTGGAAGCCCTCAAGGCAGGCGCCTACGATTATCTCACCAAGCCCCTGGATTTTGACGCTCTGCGCCTTACCCTGAATCGAGCTTTAGAACACATGCAGTTACGCACTGAAAACGAGGAGCTACGAGAGCAACTGGCCAAATTGCGTCTGCCGGAAATCATCGGAAAAAGCACCGCCATGCAACGTCTTGTGGAACTGCTGGCTTTGGTGGCCCCTAGTGAAGCCACCGTGCTTATCACCGGGGAAAGCGGCACAGGAAAAGGTCTGGTGGCTCGAGCCATCCACGCCAACAGCCCGCGGAGTCACGGGCCTTTGGTGGAAGTCAACTGCGCCGCCATTCCTGAAAACCTTATGGAGTCTGAACTCTTCGGCCATGACAAAGGAGCCTTTACCGGAGCGGACAAGCCCCGTCGAGGGCGGTTTGCGCAAGCCGATGGAGGCTCCATTTTTCTTGACGAGGTAGGGGAATTGTCCCTGCCCATGCAGGCCAAGCTTCTTAGGGTCCTTCAGGATGGCCATATTCAAAGGGTGGGAAGTGACCAAACCATTGCCGTGGATGTGCGCATTCTGGCAGCCACCAACAGGGACTTACAACGCATGACCCAAGAAGGCACCTTTCGCGAGGATCTCTATTACCGACTCAACGTGGTCGCGGTGGAAGTCCCACCGCTTCGTGAGCGCAAGGAAGATATCCCCCTTCTCGTGGAACATTTCATCAAAACCTTTGCCTCCAAAAACAAAAGAGCGGTACGAGGAATAACACCTCGCGCCATGGACCTTCTCGTTAGATACGATTGGCCGGGAAATGTGCGTGAACTGGAAAACGTTATGGAACGAGCCGTCATTTTGCTGCGAGGCGAGTATCTCACTGAGGCGGAACTTCCCCTGCACCTTCAAAGAACAGCAGCCTCCGTCCCTTTGACGCCCCAACGACAAGGAGACCATGAAGACGAAGACCCAGCTCCATCCATGACGCTGGCGGAAATGGAAAGGCGTCTGATTGAACAGGTTCTAGAAGAAACGGGCGGGAACAAGAGCGAAGCGGCTCGGCGGCTCGGAATCACGCGTCGCACCTTAAAACTCAAGTTGAAAAAGTACGCCGAGGAATTCTCCTCCACTTAGATTTCAACACTTTTTCCAGGCACATTATCAGCTTACTATTGTCCTTGAGCGTTCCTATAAGTGAAACACCTCTTGATTTTTTCGCCTTACATACGGTATGCGTAATACCATTGAAGAACGCTCCGTGAATCCCACTTGTTTTGGGATCGAGCGGTGAGTTTGCAACCTCAAGGTAAAAGGAGAGCGCACCCATGGTCAGCCTTTCGACGCGCAGCCGGTATGGAATCCGCCTTCTCATGTCTCTGGCGCGCCATTCGGGGCCAAATCCAATGCAGATTTCGGATGTCGCCAAAGAACAGAACATTTCCGTCAAGTATTTGGAACAAATCGCTTTGATTCTTAAAAAGGCCGGAATTATTGAAACCGTGCGTGGACGCAAAGGGGGCCATAGGTTAGCCAAGTATCCCGAGGAGATCACTCTTGACTGGATCGTAGGGCTTCTTGAAGGGGGATTTGACCTTGCACCTTGTGTGTCCAAACCTCATAGGTGTCCGCGTTCTGTCCAATGCGCTCCTCGCTTGGCCTGGCAGGAATTATCCCAGACTCTTTTTGAAAAACTTCGACAATGGACCTTAGGGGATCTTCTTCGGTTGGAAGAAAGCTTGTTGGAGCGCGAAGACGCACCGGAAAAGGAGGAAAGGGAGGTCTTTTATTGTCCGTCTTCCTTTCACGGCTCCTTCTGAGCCTTGGGAGAATTGCCGGGGTGGGATCGGTGGGATGTTGCCCGAATTTGGGGCGGACACATGGATCCGCCCCTACAGGGTTTCGGCGGTTAG encodes the following:
- a CDS encoding Rrf2 family transcriptional regulator, with product MVSLSTRSRYGIRLLMSLARHSGPNPMQISDVAKEQNISVKYLEQIALILKKAGIIETVRGRKGGHRLAKYPEEITLDWIVGLLEGGFDLAPCVSKPHRCPRSVQCAPRLAWQELSQTLFEKLRQWTLGDLLRLEESLLEREDAPEKEEREVFYCPSSFHGSF
- a CDS encoding sigma-54 dependent transcriptional regulator, translating into MKGKSPAHILIVDDDPAHRLMLTTLLEDWGYRVHEADGGLSAVQRVQEQPLDAVIMDVRMPDMDGIEATRRIHHYNPALPVIVLTAFSSVPSAVEALKAGAYDYLTKPLDFDALRLTLNRALEHMQLRTENEELREQLAKLRLPEIIGKSTAMQRLVELLALVAPSEATVLITGESGTGKGLVARAIHANSPRSHGPLVEVNCAAIPENLMESELFGHDKGAFTGADKPRRGRFAQADGGSIFLDEVGELSLPMQAKLLRVLQDGHIQRVGSDQTIAVDVRILAATNRDLQRMTQEGTFREDLYYRLNVVAVEVPPLRERKEDIPLLVEHFIKTFASKNKRAVRGITPRAMDLLVRYDWPGNVRELENVMERAVILLRGEYLTEAELPLHLQRTAASVPLTPQRQGDHEDEDPAPSMTLAEMERRLIEQVLEETGGNKSEAARRLGITRRTLKLKLKKYAEEFSST
- a CDS encoding ATP-binding protein; the protein is MAKRPSLFPLKPGPAVDGPWFSPWLILGAVGLLAVILSVVAFRNADRERRFMEAALSAQAHTLMESLEAGTRTGMMGRMGWGRHHVQMLMEQMAQEPSVLYLRLVDQSGRVMASSHAEETGQEIPPTHQAALSGHAYTDFQGKKVFEVVRAYQPWARCATSPRGPCTGEGARQGHGKARGQMGQGQDPFAQAGPLRLVVGLDATPLKEAVRQDIFHHVVLLASLFALGATGLVALFWAHGYRLARRSLRTMEVMTQAIFSRMPVGLVATDSHGIIRQINPAAASLLGPLVKPGGSLKDFPGLENLRSRLERGEDPVEDNILCETGRKSRKALLVHATAIQESEKSPAGFVFLLSDMTTVRNLEEKLRRHERLAALGKLASGVAHEIRNPLSSIKGFAAILARKASNDASAQEVARTMTHEVDRLNRVISELLEFARPAELDLNPVCLQDIIEHTLKLVERDAAHAGVELAVDLSPPDLMVVVDADRFSQVLLNLYLNAVQAMDRGGKLTVRAFMDQEFLRVEVEDTGPGIPAEVVGHIFDPYFTTKPTGVGLGLAIVHKIIDAHGGEIVVDPSTEQGTRFVIRLPQKVSKPSLAASPKIMKEGENQPVG
- a CDS encoding HDOD domain-containing protein, translating into MTEKGRSTKPVNGSFRDEVRKVIRTLEALPSAPAVASNILNALTQARPDMERVVKLLETDQGLAMKLLRLVNSSYYGLSKKVATLQRAVALLGVEQLRCVLLSVTVSESLIKELRRKARKDQQALWEHSLACAVCCELFAEKVLPKRASEAFVLGLLHDVGKLLFVECAAETYQEVEKAARERGVTMAEAEQDLLGVDHATVARWLAEKWELPPILTFPLWWHHHSPDVLSMMDIPDPEIRDLSLLINLSDHVVHELMADAVAVELFRNPDPTLLSHFGLNLTDCHEVKSRIAKRYSARTALLDFEQDEISFYFRALQRANQHLSRMASQGLRLESAGRREREPEALEDLETVLPVLGNIPTMVEEAAGRVAEVLGVDQGVVYVWDDSSPTLHGCWWKAEDAPRSFTLSKEGGNGRETLNSMPFEMRQLLGGFRKRYSFTAGGALMDRRVQYHPPFIAVPIVVDDTVVGEAILHEESLHYEEPDAARPLSVYEKLGRVLSSAVRQIRLVEKSRDLNDKLSAALAQAGRTMKELREAQARYRDEKERLAVTLKSIAEAVIATDTEGRVVLFNEGASKLTGWNEEEVLGKSAADVLRLVRTPTDEPLPNPVGLVVAKGGPVEYSNELALKTREGSVKPVAMCAAPIIDEEGRTLGVIFAIRDLTYQKKMETEVLRARKLDSIRILAGGIAHDFNNIMMGILGNLNLARMYLNDPEKLESRLSEAEKGVHRAKELTQQLLRLGKGGAPIKKTTAISDLLREGADFVLSGSNVRVHFDLPKDLRPVDVDVAQMHQVISNLLINAKQAMPNGGTVWISAENCEVNEETGLPLPSGSYVHIAFRDEGVGIKAEYLDRIFDPYFTTKDRTAEKGTGLGLAIVYSVMKRHGGCVTVESQEGKGTVFHLYLPAADAVPPSVSAEAEAIQTGRGRILVMDDEESVRNIVREMLTHLGYEADMAKDGREAIEKYEAALMQERPFAAAILDLTVRGGMGAKETMERILALDPSAKVIVSSGYVQDEVVDRFAEFGFAALITKPFTIRKLSETLQRVVPMKERRRFQRKRVKRPVMVETEGTTFLASTMNLSEEGMLVDCHVPLNPEATISLNLKADHETQRRFVGRVVWSRVNATNGHGGSYLVGVHFENTSEEDKEFVRHLIEQES